One stretch of Chlamydia abortus DNA includes these proteins:
- a CDS encoding DUF1347 family protein has product MVRYILFCVFFLSCFAMGGGLYFLCSSHNPSVTSSESTQAAALWVNGQKEQVESFLQRLLPSQQRQCLLCFQGFILQKQKNMIQSETVFSKIYNEVEKTQFLFKEEVIGGRILNAFFSENIEQMDVLVGTLSQQFPKSHYLPLFEFLLNYKQKHFDQALQALSVWRNQEKNTEFSLLDLNIQQLVSDFFLGNIEAHCLIELGDFSAGRTILNRIIEKLLKRECDWNSEVYDYTVLMLSRSYFLELQQSNFCKIYPDYYEMILFYKKKVHAVDQRSYEKFIPQEELFSMLVEHLFVVPQERLSPLMQIIKHWERFYFDPKYDLVIRPLVDKFFSDSERVTQICSSIVSFEIESLKKRLVDTLGTLLSAHVQKVQTTQAQQTLSILKILDADLWVSEKLIISPEVLKDIIANDDLSYTNLRKYLNLWEEIQSYDIDRQQLVHYLIKEAKQLWHQGNCDDKALNLLHLILQFTDYDIESENLVFLFIKQAYKQMLSGHAITRLLKLEDFITDEGLTPITIGEEEIANFLADAEFLYMQGEYHKCYFYSLWLTKIAPSPLTYRLLGLCLFENKNYLEAWDCLHALPSNERLYDAKVQKALALCQKHLPKDLETSYKKG; this is encoded by the coding sequence GTAAATGGTCAAAAAGAACAAGTAGAGTCTTTTTTACAACGTTTGCTCCCGAGCCAACAACGCCAGTGTCTTCTTTGTTTCCAAGGATTTATTCTGCAGAAGCAGAAAAACATGATCCAGTCAGAGACAGTCTTTTCTAAGATTTATAACGAAGTAGAAAAAACGCAATTCTTATTTAAAGAAGAGGTGATAGGAGGGCGTATTCTTAATGCTTTTTTCTCTGAGAATATAGAACAAATGGACGTGTTAGTTGGTACTTTGTCTCAGCAGTTTCCTAAGTCTCATTATCTTCCTTTGTTTGAGTTTCTTTTAAATTATAAGCAAAAGCATTTTGATCAAGCTTTGCAAGCGTTATCAGTATGGAGAAATCAAGAAAAGAATACGGAATTTTCATTATTAGATTTAAACATCCAGCAATTGGTTTCAGACTTCTTTTTAGGGAATATAGAAGCTCATTGCTTGATAGAACTAGGCGATTTTTCTGCAGGAAGAACCATTCTTAATCGTATCATTGAAAAGTTACTAAAAAGAGAGTGTGATTGGAATTCTGAAGTTTACGATTATACTGTGTTAATGCTCAGTAGGAGTTACTTTTTAGAATTACAACAGTCGAACTTCTGTAAGATTTATCCAGATTACTATGAGATGATTCTTTTTTATAAGAAGAAAGTTCACGCTGTCGATCAAAGATCATATGAAAAATTTATTCCTCAAGAGGAATTGTTTTCGATGCTTGTAGAGCATCTTTTTGTTGTTCCTCAAGAACGTCTATCTCCTTTAATGCAGATCATTAAGCATTGGGAACGTTTTTATTTTGATCCTAAATACGATTTGGTCATACGTCCTTTAGTAGACAAGTTTTTTTCGGATTCTGAACGTGTGACTCAGATATGCAGCTCGATTGTTTCTTTTGAGATCGAATCGCTGAAAAAACGACTTGTAGATACCTTGGGAACCCTTCTATCGGCACACGTACAAAAGGTACAAACAACACAAGCGCAACAGACGCTTTCGATATTAAAAATTTTAGATGCAGATTTATGGGTGAGTGAGAAGTTGATCATCTCTCCCGAGGTTCTTAAAGATATTATTGCGAATGATGATCTCAGTTACACGAATCTAAGAAAGTATCTCAATCTCTGGGAGGAGATACAGTCTTATGACATAGACAGACAACAGCTTGTACATTATTTAATAAAAGAAGCTAAGCAGTTATGGCATCAGGGAAATTGTGATGATAAGGCTTTGAATTTGCTCCATCTCATTTTACAGTTTACTGACTATGATATAGAAAGTGAAAACCTTGTGTTTTTATTTATAAAGCAAGCGTATAAGCAAATGTTGTCGGGACATGCGATTACACGTTTATTGAAGTTAGAGGATTTCATAACAGATGAGGGGTTAACTCCTATAACCATAGGTGAAGAAGAGATAGCCAATTTTTTAGCCGATGCAGAATTCTTATACATGCAAGGTGAGTATCATAAATGTTACTTTTATAGCTTATGGCTTACCAAAATTGCCCCCTCACCATTAACCTACCGTTTGTTAGGCTTGTGCCTTTTTGAAAATAAGAATTATTTAGAAGCTTGGGATTGCCTACATGCTTTACCCTCGAATGAGCGTTTGTATGATGCTAAAGTTCAGAAAGCACTAGCATTATGCCAAAAACATCTACCCAAAGATCTCGAAACTAGTTATAAAAAGGGGTAA